The following DNA comes from Megalopta genalis isolate 19385.01 chromosome 14, iyMegGena1_principal, whole genome shotgun sequence.
cagcttgtaaataagaatggacaatttgggaacagaaaAAACGACTATTCGAGGCTTGATTAATGGTATCacctcatcccaaattgtctatttttgtttacaagctgatagACAATTGGAGAAAATTGACCGTACAATGttcatataatttttaatatttttgttacaCCTATTGTTATCATCTGAGAAATGAATTATGTGTTTGATGAAATCCTCTCATCTGAACGCGATCTTCGATTATTTGAATGAGAAGTTACGAATAGTGGAGATAATCGGCGGATTCCTTATATGAACCTATCCGATTATATGAAGTGGTTGTCACCCTACTATAATAGCAACTGTAATagcaaaaaagaaaagcattttggtcattgtGTAGTAAAATAGTCCTCCTAACAtctccaaaaaattcaagtcgtttcgtTCAATTTGAAAAATAGTTATTCTGATTTAAAGGGTATTCAAATATTAATATGAGTCACTATATGTAAAATAATACAGGGTgtggcattttaaacaggtcacctgaataactcgcttgtttttgaagataggagaaacTGCATTAGActaaacttacttggtatcggggggctcatatatataatctggtattatcaatttttctgtaagtggaggcgtcaaggagatatgaaggtcaattcttgttttttttttaatggaacagtaagtgtttttacttacattctgatagagtgtttcgaggcgaatacaatgaactattatgaaggtcattcaaggtcacccaaagtgacacagaaaagcaaagcaaaaatacagtaaaatggcaaataatcatacaaatttgtttagaaatctaataaaaaataatgtcaTCTATTTACTTGTGTGAAATTTTTATCGTCATAATGTAAAAGCTACGATCAAGTCCAATGCAATGACCACAACTCTATGACCATatgacatttagtacgaaatgcccagaaatatttacgacatTTTTAATACTTCGGTGAAATGTATaaatctctgaatttttcttcaaattattttctaaaacagataatttaaaattaccaaTAATATTTGAGGATACAGATAAGCGTACAATGTGACTGAATATTTGTTTATCTTTTGTGACCCGTTCCACGTTCAACATACACTTgatacacaagtattcgaaaaatactctgagacaatttattttctcttgcaATTGACTTTGgatgaccttgaatgaccttcataatagttcgCCTCGAAACACTATCATTCTTTACACGTTTCTAAAAACATTGTATAATAGCAacaattgtaaataaattactCCCTTTTCTTCATCATACTCGATGTGAGTAACACCGAACGGAAATGTTGCGGGTTTTTGAAGAATATTTTAATGTTGATCTATTGTTTCGAGGGATTATGTTGCTTCGTAATTAGCGTCTTTTTCACCGAGCATAAGCAAATGCTCGACGATTCCTTGTCGTTCTCGAACTGATGCATTAGCGTAAATAAATACCCCCGTCCATGAGTCGAAGTTGCATTTAAAAGAGCCGTGTATCTTCCGTGTGGTATCGCGTGTTCTCGCGGTCTTGTTATTTACATTGCCAAGTTCACGCCACTGGCTGCTTGATCTTGAGAGAGTTGCGTGATCATGGAGTCGCGATGTCTCGACGCGACGGAGACACAAAattatctatatttttatttaaacttctGAAACATTATGTTGTAATTGAATTGTAAAAATAGCATTTGGATTTTTGTATGCTTTTAGCATAAAATAGATATCTTAAAAATAAAACCTTTCAAATtgacaaattttatattattaaatgttttaAAAACTATCAAGCATGCACTACAAATGAGAAATCGAATAACAACTTTTACGTTTTCTTCATAATTCGAATTTGTCTTCTTGCGCGACCGCTACTTTACTTTTTGCAAGTCCATCCGAACGTCATTACGTTAAtgttaaataattgttaaataaaataaataaaattgtgtttcaaaaaattcaaaagttttaatgtttttaatttaaattctgTGCTGAAACATGCGTATAAATTTTTGTCCTAATTCTGTAGAAGTGTATAAACAAATTATCATTTTACAGAAAAGTgttttcattcgtttcgcacagtTAGTTGTTTCCATGTGTTTCCAGCGGTTTTCTGTTATTCTACTAATAGCTATTTAGATGTTTTAAACCATTATCTCACTTCGCATATACCAGATTGAACTAAACTACACAGTTTAATAATCGTTCACGAACTAATTACAGTACCGTGAACTCaatatttaaaacaaatttTCGGATGTCGCAGAGAAGAGCATTGAATTGCATTCAATGTTCCTAGTTTGAGACGGGCATTTCAAATGGGCATTCGAAAATAGAGAATTGAATATGGAACTGGGGGACATGGTGCGAAAACGGTGTTAGACGACAGACAGGTATACACTTATAAGTTATCATTTAATTCATAGTAAGGGAATCTAACATCAGCTGCCGTGTTTTCATAATAAACAATGAAtaggtatttttatatttttcgttaatatatataatgacaccatttttattacaaaggAATAATCTATAATTCATAATATAGATTCTTACAATTGATCAGGCGTTAtcacaaataaaaattaattttttaaatctttgtttaatcagtttcaaattattttaattctctTTTACATGTATTTCTTAACGTCTGTTTATTTTGCTTATACAAGTGCCTGTAACAAAAAAGTAAAATCATTACTTTTCTCAAATAATTCGTTTTTGAGAAGATTAATGTATTCCAAAGAGGAATAATTACGATTACGATCTTGAATTAGTTGATCTTGTAATGGTTGCTTCTCAATGGTGTCTGTAACAATAATGTTGATAACGATGACGTACCCTCCACCTTGCTTTCTAGCCAGTACTACAAATTCGTAATAACCAGAGATCGTTAGGGATCGAGGATCAGCTGCGACAAAGAAAAGTTCGATTAGGTTGCGAAAAATTAATTAGTAGAATACTGAATTAATGTTAGAACTACTGAGCTTAATTAGTTAGTCCTAACTTAGTTAggactaatgtatattgtttcataacaatgataagaattaatttatttgaactttgtacgatttttattatactatatgcttgaataaaaaaaattttatcaaaaaatgTCATACTTATTTCATATGATTAACGAATATTAGAATACGATTTTATATTGAATTCGAATATACCTCAGAATCCACGTCCCAAACACATTTCCCTAGTTCCCATGCGATCTCGCAACCATTCAACGTAGCAGGTACTGCAACAAAAATTGGATCATTTTGTTGCTGGTTATGGGCTCAACTTCGATATACAATGGCTAAAAGAAGTATTTGCATATCATTTTTAAAACGGATTAATTTTTTTGTAATTGGGCTAAGCGACCAAAATTTTTTCATGGATAttagagggattagtttactagacaatggctacaaaattattttgaaaaattgcaatttgttagCCTCATTAGAGATGTAAAATATGctgttttcttaattttttaatctgtgcccataacgaaaatttagaaagtaCATTTTGTAGATTTCGGTGACATATTtgcgtactgaaaatttcattgaaatcagtTGATCTTGGTATGAgctataaacaattaaagaccGTAAAAATTGCAGTTTTGCCTCaatttttgacattttcgacCAATTACTATCAGAATTCTGTAGTTTGTAAAATTTTTCAATGATTATAACTTGACTCTGCCTTAACCAATTTCGATTTAGCATGCATATAAGCTACCGAGATCTAcacaatgcattttttaaattttcgttatgggcttagataagaaagttgaaaaaacagcATTTTCTAACATTCTTTTATCATGCCAACAATTTgcaatttatgaaaataattttttaattgcttGATCCAATTATAACGTCATTTctttttaaaaggtgtgcgaaTACTTGTTTTACCCATTGTACATACAGGGTcttccatttaaaaatttccacctaaatatctcctcCAATAGTACTGTCGCAATAAATTTTCTTATATGGAAATAGACTGGTATCAAGAAACGAATACGATGCAAAACAAAGATTTCTTTCGGAGTATTCAAGGTTGTGGATGTTTAAAATCATTGAAAATATTATAACCCCTTGCAGTACGCCGAAATTCTGAAAAAGCCGTGCCAAACTTGTCCGCCGGAATGGTCGCTGGAGGAGCCGAGCGACGGAGCTCGAGTGCCGCAACTTGAAACACACGACACCTTACGACTGAGTTACATAGTCCCGCTCGTATTTACTTCACGCGATGGAGCTCTTtggaaattcaaataaatttgaataaaaaacttgcaaaaaatactttaatttaatttttttaaatttaattacatatcataagaaataaattttttataagcaataataatatgattaaaTACAAGATCTTTCGGCATATTTTTCCTGGTATTACGCACAGTACCAATAACATTTGTCTTTTGATTGTGCAATTTTAGGATGAGAGCGGGTGAGGAATACCAGATATCCATATATAATGTGTATCCTTTATTTAGTACCGGTTTTACAAATTCTATCACAACATTTTCCGATGTCATTTGAATCAATTTTGCCTTggccaatatatattttaaatttgcTGCAGAATCCAGTTTTTGCTTcacataatttatatatttttaatccaAACCTGGCATGTTTGGATGAGTTAAATTGTTTGTATGCCAAGCGGCATACATTATATCGCATTAATGACTCATCAATACTTATATGTTGATCTGGTGTGTAAGTCTTACTAAATTTGTCGttccaataattaataattagtctTATCTTGTGAATTAGTCTTGTCTTTGCTTTGGTCCGTTACATTATTTGCGAAATGCAAGCATCGTGATATTTGAGTGAATCTTTTCAACGGCATTACTTTACCAAATATAGGAGTTTCTATCACCGCGACTTCCCCTTCCTAGACCAACGCATTTGAATATTAGGTTTTTTGACTTGCGTTATCAAAATATACAACGCATAATAAGCCAACATCTCATTCTGGGTGACTGGAAACCAACCAACATCCATTTTCCTTCTTCTCCCATTGCTCATTATTTGTTGGGCATAAAGATTTGTTTGCGTAACTACAATGTCCCAGAAATTTTCGTCGAACACAATAcaaaataaatctaataatcCGTCATGTGTATCTAACTGATCTAAAACATAGTCTTTTACACCATGGGACTCGGAATATtccgaaatttttatttatattattttaaatttttattatattaatatgtagtttaaccgtaacagccgttttaattttctggcgtacatgacacctcatgtgtaccatatgaaatttttatgcaaggtgtacaatgaagattaacaaagttcgtaaatgatattttaatttaaataattaataaaccaAAGTtggtttaataataaataatcgtgttaaggtacataaaggatttgtttattagagaattatgaaaaatatcgataagaaactcacccatttagttgaggatgcatttgctgactcgtacgtactgacctcgtacaacgaacaactgATCCCAgatcgatgaccgcaacattcgaagGATACTGTCGAGGAAACCTCTGGTATgattatttgcgaagttcacttacactgcactgtcaccaaacactgatcagttaattaatcactgataatccgaatcacttgtggatattaagaaagaacactgagactcgttcgcggataatcgtttattcgacgcgttcgttcggaagtcgacgtttcaccgccaaaaaatcgaggcctcgaccgtgggcccttgtcgttcgtcgttcgatatttttcatatttctctaataaacaaatcctttatgtaccttaacacgattatttattattaaatcagctttgcgaatcattcgttgaattctgttcgaacacggaattatttaaattaaaatatcattgacgaactttgttaatcttcactgtacaccttgcataaaaatttcatatggtacacatgagctGTCATGTacgccagaaaattaaaacagctgttacggttaaactacatattatttcgagtccgaaaaattagtaaatattcttcagacgttctaaagtagagatgagcagcgtttttcttaaaaatatcactgttacgtagtaaaaaaatcctgaaagttcacgcttcgtgacttgttcaatacttcgaacgcggctcgagtccatcCCGATCttttgtcaaagcctcgtgctgcggggtctcgaacttcgcgccgtcacctctcattggccagtggttttcgttagtaactcgtaaacacagccgcagattgcattttcgcaaagaaaaaagttatttagaatgacctcagctaccccacatttccgtattgcgagacatttatgggacatcctgtataattaaTCTTCGTGCAGGATTCACCACTGGCACAATGACGCTACTGTCATCACAATTTTCATCACTGTTCATGACTCTTTCTTCTATTCTTTCACTACTCTCACTTCCCCACGAACTCCGTGTTTTTTTTACCAATTTTGCTTCTTTTCTTATACATGATCGTGGGCTTggcaaaattataaataatgaagAATAATACTGTCTGCAAAGGAGGCTATTCGAAACGTATGCGCCTTACGAGGCGCGGAATGGTACAAACTGAAGAACGACTGAAACTTTCTTGGTCTCGCCGAGTGCCCATGTTTATTTACCTTAGAGAGCTTATTTATACCGCGGAAAGTAACACTATCCCCAAGGTAACACTTGGCCTATATGGGGACACAGAATGCCGAGATTAGGACCACGAGTcaaactcgtgatattcatgtttggcatggaattgtagcaacgagtcaaactcgtgatattcaattttggcacaaaattttcatcacgagtcagactcgtgaaagTAGTGCAAGGGGATAATTAGCATTGGCGATGTTTGACACACTTATCTTTCGGGATTCGTTACTAAATAGTTCATTTTATTAATGCTTTAATAAAATCTATAGAATATATCGTCAAAAGTCTAGGCATTAATGTAAACGTAACGATTTCTCGAATAGAAATGAATTTTCACCGAAAAAATGGTTAAAATCCACCCTACTTCTCTGCAACCGAAGCGCATGAAACCTCTTAACCCGTAAACTAATAAATCGTAGACTATTTTATACCTCGTTCTCGACAAACCTCGACTACGTGTTCGACTCGTGGAAGATATTTCTCTTCTAGCATTAGACGAGCATTCctaaggatccaatcgtactgcACCTCGTCGTGTCTCATCTAACAGGAAATAAGTAATTTTGTATCAATTATGGTATGCATAGAATTTTGCAACTTGTCCTGCAATTTATACAAAAGTGCATTGGTTCAACtattaaattgtattaattatttgaagataaatgctATCGCTAAACAATTTCAAGCACCCTCTTACATTACAgctacaatttttatatttaattacatctTAAATTGATCACTATAACCGAATATTATTTATGAGATAGCGCCTGATCCAGTGTAAAttgttaataaaaaatatttttcattttctagATTAGTATTTCAACCTGTTTTTGAAACTTCTTCTATAAGCAAAAAATAAATGTAATGTGTGTGTTACTAGAATTAAGCTCGACTACACATATTTTACCTGGTGAAgaatgagaaattaatttcacgcATGCTGTTATTTAAGGCAGAAACTAGATTATGGATTCATGAAATTATGACAAAAGTAAGTAGATCAGAagcaaaatagcaaaatcaCTATGTGAAGTTCAAAGTACTGTTGCATTATTTGCGGCTAATTAATGCAGGTTTGTGTATGTTACGATTCGTGCACGTTATTTATACTTTGCATAATAGTTCACAGTCTAGTCATAATTAAACAAgtaaatatttacataaattaatacTTTGGTATGAAGCAAACTATTAAGCATAAATGTAGATTTCTTTTCCTCGATCTACGTCATTTTAATCTAGAattaaaattgtctcgttctacaAGATACCATTAGGAACGAAGAAATGCTGGTAAttgtagctgtgaaagaaatcgtagtgcaaagggttaataaattaaTCATGAATCTTAAATCTTGAGAGTTGAAAAAGAAATTTCGTGTAATTAATATACATAGAAAATATTACTCACGGACTTCGTCGCGGTTAGTATGCACTTCATGAAACACATCAATCTCTCGTCCCTCGGGAACTCGCCTTTCTGTAGTCCATCCAATAGTTCTGCACAATGAAATCGATGAAAATAATGTCGCGGTGTTTCAACGGAGTAAGAATGAGTTATACAGATGAATATCCGATTTACTTCGGTTGATTATACCTTCGGTTACATTTGTCTTCTTCTGACAGGGCTTCTTGAGATGTATAACACTATTCTTGGCCTCTTCTAAGGTCATTTTTTTCTACGAATGCAAAGGGAGTCACTTCCTTGCGCAATTCGCGAATATGGAATGATCGATTTCAACTCACGCTTTCGGCTACCCAAATGATCGTAAGCATGAACAGAAATCCTATTGCGAAAGCAATGCTTAGGTTCCTCATTTTGAAGTGTTATAGCTCCCGCCTGATTATAATTCTAGGGTACTTCTGTAGCTGCCTCCTACTGCAAACAGATACCTACAACCCTGCTTGCGTCGACCTTTTCAGCAGAACAATATCGATCTGATTAAACATTATCTCCAAAAGTATAGAACAACGGTTTTAAGTTTAAGCTAACTCCTGCAAGCACTTAGTCAAATGCTTATCGCATTTTTTCCGCTACAAATCGTATTAAATTGTAAAGGAAATCTGTTAGCTATACATTCTCTCTACTATTTTTCAcattatgaaacaaaaattttggaaagttttatcatttttcgaaatttataTGTCATTTAATTTTTGCAGTGCACAAAAGAGAATCACAAAGATAGTATACGAAGAGTTCATCTACATGCATGAATTTTCTTAAAAGACGATTCTTTCAGCCGATCTAACGCGAACATCATGTTCAACACTATTTTTAACGATATTTTGTATTACATTATTTACCGAATTAAATTTGTGAtatctagactgcggattttatgcatttttgacgaAAATGACTAGGTTAAATACAAAACTGTGATGATAATAAATGAAGTGAAGAATCTCTTTAAATGTgtgcaacttattaaaatggcGGAAAGGGGGAAAACATTTTTGTTAGGCTTAAGGTTCTTGTAAGTAGTTTAGTCaaaatttattttgcacaaaaatccgcagtctattgatgACTGTAGCGAAAGTCAAGAAGTGTTCGTATAGAAAACATTGAAAAAATTTTTGATAATATGTCCTTTAACTCCTTTGGtaaaaatactgttaaatagaaattattgaaaGGTGTTCTTTATATCTTTGGTAGAAATAGCGTTAATGCTAATACACTATTCATGGATCGTAAAACACAGGCAGAATGACTTTTTTAAAATTCgtctaaatgactcgaatttttttcagtgatagagggactaatctACGAGACAATGGCCGTAATACCTTTCTTTaactttgctattacttggaatatcAAGGTTTTCTCTCTCAGCTTTTaacgaaaatttataaaatacgtTTTGACCTTGATATGTgctataaacaattaaagatcgcgaaaattatagttttgtcccgatttttgacacttttaaCCAATACCTGTTAGTAATCTGTAGttgttttaaatctttcaaatttaaatctttcttttcttaACTCTGCGTTAACTGCTTTCGATAAAAAGCTTTCAGTATGCAAACAAGAGAGAGTTACTGAGATCTATAAAacgcattatttaaatttttattataggcatagataaaaaaattaaaaacatcagtttttcatttttttatcatttcaagtaataacaaaattcataAAAGGTAATatagccattgtctagtagtttagtccctctgtcatctaaataaattcaagcCATTAACACCAATTTtggaaaagttattccgtttgaaatgCTACCAACATATTCCACGCGGATAGCCAAGATTTCAACGATGGATGAAttaatttcgataaaaattttcACAGCTTTACAAAACATTCACAATTAGTCGACGATCTATTATCCGTAGGGATGAGCTGCGTTTTATTCAATGAAGTAATGAAGTCTAATGTATACCAGGCTGAGCACTATCCGGAGTAGTTTGCCCGATGAATACAAAAACGAGGAAGAGTAAACTATTTATCTCGAGCGCGAGCCAAGAATCTGTACCCTTTTATATTCAGTAGTGTCGGGCCATTCGGGCAGTAGGAGAACGAACAATTTTTGTGTCTTTGGTGATTCGTGACTGACCCGTGATTAGTCCGTTGATCGTGTGATTAAAATACGAATGCAATCTCCGCTTGCATGATCCGAGATGTTAATAGCTGTGCCCGAAAAGGAAGAGTAATGCGGCCCACGTAATACGTTGCGCCAGGATGTGCAGGGATTATGTAATGCTTGTATCGTCGCCATCACCTCCGAACTGTTTTTTGTTGGGGTGTTTGTAGTTTCGATTACAACTAATCGAAAGGAGTCAGGCCTTTGACACTAGACGCTGCGGATTATTCTTGTTCCAGTATTCTCTCCTAACTGGTGCAATTTCGGGTTCGATAGAGGCAGGGAAGAATGGGGTAATGGTTGTCACTTCAGCAAAAATTGCAATACGTTTAAAATATGAGGCAACATGtttatttaaagtaactttttctcgATTTTAAGCAATAAATTATAAGtgaaaaatacaaataataatatttattataatattagaataatataataaaaatataatattgatcTATAATAATCTATTTAGTGAAATTAATGTAATAAGAAAAATTTCTTTTGTTAGTATATAATGCCCGCGCCTGTGGGCACTCATATTTTTTGGGAAAATCTCGTTCGATACATGTTGCACAATTCCACAGAACGTTTGAAGTGCATCTGTAGCACATTTCATTGTCTCATCTCGTCGATATTATCAGAAGATCATTTGGTCGTTTCATCAagttttatcttttttattctCCCTCCAtattctttctgttcttcttttTGTTTAACATTCCTCAAGGTGTCTTCCATTATCCGCATatccattatttattaaaagtCAATATAAAAAaacagaaatcaataaaaatcaaataaccAGTACGATAGAATTATAGTTTAAAACATTCACGCTGTAGGAAAAATGTTACATCAGCGACGCGACGAAACAAAATGTTAGGATTCGGTTAAAAAATAGTGACGATTTTCAGAACTACTATTTGGTAATAACAATGCTAACTGTTACTACCTGCTAACCGTCATTACCCCATTCTACCCTACTATGTTTTTGTAGTCTTCCGAACGCAGAGAAGAAGGGTATCGATTGAAtgtcaaattttttaattaaacgttTTCGTCTTTCTTCAATTTGCTGCACGACTTTTTCGATAATATAGAGAGTGTTTCGCACTAGTCGTAGATGAGTTTTGCCGCCGATTATAGAGAAACGGAAATAATAGAACAGTCACATCCAATGTGTAACAATAACTTATGTATTTACAAATTACACGCAGAGTTGAGAGATGTGTCAAATTCGTGTGGCTTGTAAtatgacgagaagtagaattggaaTATCATGAACAGACGCGCCAgttgattcctattcaatagcattactttttcaacctaatttttctcgaaaacggagcatTAAATAAAAAACTGTTATTCCTCTTACTCGACTTATatttgcatgtagaatcactcccttgccggttgtaccacgattttccgaacacccgGTATAcagaatatttaataaaagaacaataagaagTGATGAacgattaattttcatttgtaaCTTGAAGTTCATTATATGAATCGATATGCGTGTGACATGTATGTGTATGCATGCGTGTGCGAGTATTTGTATGTCAATGCGAGAACTGTCCCACAGAACCGTTATAAGAAGCGGGCCAGAAGGAAGGAGATCCCTAGAAAGTAGTTTTGAGTGTTTTCTTTAAGTCAAGAAAGAAGACAAAGGCATGGGAGATGAGGGTTTCTCTGTAACTTCCTACGTCATACAGCATAGAGATATGTAAGACAGAAAAAAGTTGTGTCCTGCAGTGCCATCTGACGGCCGAAAGCCAATTAGAATTTATTAATCAGTTAAAGAAACTAATAAAATTGAGAAAGGAGCCGGAAAGTGCATATGGAAACATGATGAATTAGAAGGAAAGAGGAAAATAAAAACTACGaggaaaggaaaaagttgtcaAGACATCCATCGTCGGACACTTGGATAGCGAAAAAGACTCAAGCGACGAAAGTGTTGTAGAGTTTGAGAATAATAAAGATAATGCAAGAATTATCTGATGGTAAAAGAATAATAACCATTACGAACGACAATGCCAAGTTTGACAACACTTGTTTTGACTAAGGTGATAAGTCGAGAAATGGGGAATATCCCGCAGCGAATGCTTTCTGGGTGCTAGAGAGTCTCAGAAAGAAACGAATCGTGCGACTATAAGTCTCGTAATAACACTCAAAATAATTTGTGcttaaatataacaataatctgATAGCAGAGCGTAGTTATAATCAGTCGTATATAGAAAATGGAAAGGACGCTATTACCTAACAGTGCCTTTATTAATGGGCTCAAATTAATTAGTATCCTTACCCTAGAGAATTTGTCTCGAGCAATAAACAAGCCGATACCGAAAGATACGATAAAGGAATAATTAAAGGTCGAGTTGTGAATGAGGAATCATAAAGCCGTAGCATACATACGACTACATCTATCAGATGAACAGACCTTGCACTTTGCTACAGAAAACAATGCTTACAAATTCtggacgaaaattaaaaaacataTGCGTAAGTAGCACAGGATCAAAGGATCGATGCACGCGATGGtttaaaatttttcaaaatggaaGAAAAAGAATTCGTGAATGATTATATAGCATGAGTGGACTTGCGACGAAGTGTGCGTCATTAGGATTGCAAGCGTCACAAGGCGAGCTAGTCTATTACACGCGCGCGGTTCGCGGAATCAATAATCAGTATGGAGATAACAAAGAAATTTTGAAGACGCAACGCGATAAATCCCTTAAAGTTATATGAGaaaattttaaaagatcgaggGGAGACACCCAGTGTAGATATGGAATTTAACCACACTCGACTATGCAAGTGCAGGACGTCTACCGGATAAACATTGAAATTCTCAAAAAATTGCGATGTAaccgattttaatgaaattcacagcatgcatataagtaaTCAAGATCTACAATATgtataaaaagttaaaaaacattaGTTTTGGATTTATATTGTTACTTCAAGTAATATCAATATTagaaaaaagcattttagtcattgtctggtAGATTAGTCCCTCTCTCAACTATACAACTGTACTGAGTTAGTCCAGTTTAAAAAAGATTATTGCGGCTTAAGGTTGCGTTTTAATCTAACCTGGGTGGGTCCAAAAACC
Coding sequences within:
- the LOC143260522 gene encoding general odorant-binding protein 72-like isoform X1; translated protein: MRNLSIAFAIGFLFMLTIIWVAESKKMTLEEAKNSVIHLKKPCQKKTNVTEELLDGLQKGEFPRDERLMCFMKCILTATKSMRHDEVQYDWILRNARLMLEEKYLPRVEHVVEVCRERVPATLNGCEIAWELGKCVWDVDSELILDP
- the LOC143260522 gene encoding general odorant-binding protein 72-like isoform X2 yields the protein MRNLSIAFAIGFLFMLTIIWVAESKKMTLEEAKNSVIHLKKPCQKKTNVTEELLDGLQKGEFPRDERLMCFMKCILTATKSMRHDEVQYDWILRNARLMLEEKYLPRVEHVVEVCRERGQVLPWG